TGATTTTCCAGGTGAAGCCGTCAACGTGGTGTACAGCCACGATCAGGGGCCGGCCGTTGCGGGTGCGCGCCCACACCGTCAGCACCCGCAACCCAGTGGCATCAGCGCCGGGGCGCGGCCACCGCTGCTTTGCCTCCAGGACTTGACGGACTTCGTAGGGCTGAATATCCGCCAGGGCCTGCAACGCCCACTCTTCCCACTCGTACGGCACAGGACGTAGTGTAATACACATGTATTCTAGCAGCTAGGCGCGCCGCTGCGAACAAGCCTCGACCACCGCTGAGCGGCCACCGCGCAGGGGGAGCAGGCCCGCTCGTCCGCCGATCACGACGAGAACGTTGCGCCCCATCCTTTGATGGCGTCGTCCGGCTTCTGGCAGGTCCGCCCGCGAGGGCGGTCCCGATGGCGGGGACAGATGGCGTGCGCTATCGACGGCGCCACCATGTTCGTGCCCGACAGTGCGGCGAACCTGGCGGTCTGTCCGCGCCAGGCCGGCAACCAAGACGGGCACCGGCACCCGATGCCGCGGCCGATCGCCGGCCACCGGGAGCACCACCGCGGCAATCAGCCCGCACCGGCAGCGGTCTTCCCCGCCCTGAGCGAGTAAGAGTTGCGTACCCCTGCGGCGTTTGCGCCCACACTATCCGCCGGGAGTTGCTCCACCTGCGCTGACGTCACCGCTTCCGCGTCGGCGGGGGCAGCGGTGAGGCGCGGCAGCCCGCGTCCTCGGGGGCACGACGAGGAGCTTGTCGAGGCGCTCGTGCCCACCCCGCGGCCGGTCGCGCCGCCGGAGCCGGCACCCCTGCCGGTGCTGCCGCCGCCGGCGGCCCGCCGGCCTGACGGTGGCGTGCTATTCGACGTGGCCCACGCGGACGCCGCCGGCCGGATCACTGCCCGTCCGCTGCTGCGCGCCCTCGGTTGGACACCCGGACTCACGCTGCACGTCGACGTCGTGAACGGCGCGGTCCTCATCATCCCAGCACCCGATGGCACGCACGGCGTGGGCACCCGCGAGGAACTGCCCCTACCCGCCGCCGCCCGACGCCTGTGCGGCATCGTCACCGGCGAACCCGTGCTCTTGGCCGCCCTGCCAGGCCAGAACCGCATCGTCGTGCACCCCTCACACACCATCGCCGCGGTCCTGGCCGACCTGCACGCCCGCATCCTCGGAGAGTCCCCATGACCACAAAACCCGACCGTGTCGCCACCGCCCGGGCGCTACTCGCGCACCTTGGCCTGAGCGCCGCCGACCTCACCAGCCCCGGCGTGTTTACCGTGCCGACAGTCGCCGACTATCTGCCTGCTGTTGTAGCCGCAGCGAGCCCAGGTACCCGATGTACCTACGGAAGCTCCTGGCGACGGCTGGCCGCCGCACTCGGCGACCGACGCATCGACGCGGTGCGCACCAGCGACCTCGAAGCCCTCATGCGACAAGCCATCACCAGCGCCCGGCCGCACCGCAACTCCCGCGGCGGCCGCCATGCCGGCGAGCACCTCATCGCCGCCGCCCGCGCCTTCTACAACCGGGCCATCGCCGACGGCTACCTCACCGCCGGAGACAGCCCCGCCCACCGGATCCGCAAACCCCGCCGGCTGCCCAACACCCGCCGCGCCCTCACCCCGGACGAACTGTCCGACATCAACTCCGCCGCGCGTAGCGGCGGCAACGACATCATCCTCGACGCACTGCTACTGCGCTTGCACACCGAAACCGCCTGCCGACGCGGCGGCGCCCTCGCGCTGCGCCTGATCGACCTCGACACCGAGCACGCGCTGATCCGGCTGTCCGAGAAGGGCGGCACCCAACGCTGGCAGCCCATCACCCCGATGCTCGCCAGCCGGCTGAGCGACCACGCCCAAGCCCGCGGCGCCGCCGCACCGACCGACGCGCTGCTGCGCTACCGCAACAGCCAGCCCGCCACCTACCGCCGCTACGACCTGCTCTGGGCCCGCATCGGCCGACAGCTACCGTGGGTCGCCACGCAGGGTGTCTCCACCCACTGGCTACGCCACACCACCCTCACATGGGTCGAACGGCACTTCGGCTACGGCATCGCCCGCGCCTACGCCGGACACACCGACAGGCGCGGGCCCGCCACCACCACCTACATCAAAGCCGACCTACACGCCGTCGCCACCGCGCTGGCCGCCCTTACCGGTCGACCCCATCCACTTGCCACGTCCGCACCGGCCGTCAGTTGACCGATCAGCCCTTCAACGCGAGCAGCCAGTACCTGGACCAGCAGCAGCGGGCCACGACCCTGCGAGTCCTGGCCACCATGCCGGCCATCACCTACCGCGGGCCGCACACCGATATCGTGGGGCGGCTCGGCCTGGCCTTCGACGTCGTCGCCGGCGGCTCCACCTCGACGGTCGTCATCGACCAGAGCACGGGGGAGCTGCTGGCCGCGACCGAGAGGATCACCAGCGGCTTCCGGCCGGGCCTGTTCTCCTACGTCCTCATCCTCGGATGCGGTCACGCCAGCACCGCCGACCGCACGCAGCCACCGGGAGCCGCGAACCGGTAACGAGCTGACCGGTCGCCGATCTGGGGAGGGAAGCGGCCGGTCACGGCCGGCGGCAGCGGCCCCCGTCCGCTGCCGCCGGCCACCCCTGGGGCCACCAGCGACATCCCGCTCACGGCCACTAGCGAGCGCCACCCGCCCCGCTGGCCCTCTACCAGCCCCACACGCCGCCGTGCAGCAACGACTTGAAGTGTTTCCCCGTTTTGCTCAGCTTGCCCGCGATCGTCTCATCGATCCTGCTTCACCTCTGCACTAGAGCTGCTCAGTCCCGCTGTCGTGGCGTACGGCCCGCGGAGGGCGGGTGAAGTGTGCGGCGCCGTGGGTGAGAGCGGCGAGGGTCGGCGCCAGGAAGCAGACCGCGGCGCAGGTGGCCAGCACGGGCGTTGGGCCGAATGCGGCGATGGCCGGGGCGATGAGCGCGAGGCCGGCAGGTGCCAGGCCGTAGGAGACGAGGAAGTCCAGGGACGACACCCGGGCCAGTGCGCGGGGGTCCATCTCCCGCTGGATGGCGGTGAACCAGGGCACGTTGAACAATTCGATGCCGATGCCGGCCAGTGTGTAGGCGGCGACGACCGCGAACTGGTGCGCCGGCAGCAGCAGGCTCAGCGGAGCGAAGCCGTAGCACGCCAGTCCGGCGAGGGCGGTCCAGCCAGGCCGGTGGGGCTGCCAGCGGGCGAGCGTCAGGGCGCCGGCGAGCGCGCCGACGGTGTAGGCGGTGGTGGCGGCGGCCAGCACGATCTCCGTGCCGTAGCGGTCTCGGCTGATCACCGGAAGAGCCACTCCGGTGGCCGAGTAGCCGGTGGCGATCACGGCGGTGAGGGCAGCCAGGCCGGCGAGGAACCAGGGATGCCGGCGGGCCTCCCGGATGCCGTCGACGAACTCTGCCCGGAAGCGGCGGGTGTTGGTGGCGGCGGGAACTGTGCGGTGCGTGCCGGCGGGGGGTGACAGGGCGGCGACGGCCCAGAGCGCCGCCGTACCCAGCAGCAGAACCGGAATGGTGGCCACGACCGCCAGCAACACCGTCAGCGCGGGCGCGAGCAGGGTGGTGCCGCGTACGGCGAAGGTGATGGCGGCGTTCGCGGGCTGGCGCCGCCCGGCGTCGACGACCTCGGCGGTGAGCGCCTGGAACGCCGGCCGGCACGCGCCCTGACCGGCCCCGACAACGGCCGCGGCGACGGCCATCAGCGCCACCGACCGGCCCAGGCCGGCCGCGATCAGCGGGGTGGCTAGGGCGGCGGCCACGCCGGACCAGAACACCACGGCCCGTCGCGAGTGCCGGTCGGCGAGCACACCACCGACCGGCACTGCGACCAGGAAGCCGACGGTACGGGTGGCCAGCACGATCCCCAGGCCCGTCGGGTCGAGGCTGCGATCGAGCACCGCCAACCCGAGGATGAACGGCATCGCCCAGGTGGCCAGGCCGGACGCGGTGGTGCCGCACCACAGGCGCAGGAACGCGGAATCGCGCAGCAGCGTCCGGCCACCGGTCGGCGCCGTATCGGGTCGGAGGGTGACGGGCATCGGGGTCAGGAACGGACGCCGCGCAGGTATTCGGCGAACTTCTCCAACCCGTCGATGTTGCGCGGGCCGGAAATGCCTTCGTTGTAGTCGAGCACGAAGAACCGGTCGTTGACCACGGCCGGCAGGCTCTTCGTGGCGGGGAAGTTCTTCAGAAAGTCGATCTTCTCCTGCGCGGGCTTGTCGGCGTAGTCGAGAATGATGATCACCTCCGGTCGACCCTCGACCACGGCCTCCCAGCTGACCTGCGTCCAGCGGGCGTCCATCTCACCGAAGATGTTGCGCCCCCCGGCGAACGTGATGATGTCGGTGGGCGGCACCTGCCGGCCGGCGGTGAACGGCTGGTCGGTACCCGAGTCGTAGAGGAAGACCGGCAGCCGCTCGGCGGGTGCCGCCGCCCGCGCCGCGTCGACGCGCTCCCGCATGCCGCCGACGACCTCGGCAGCCTTCGCCTCGACGCCAAAGATGCTGCCCAGTCGCTCCAGATCCGTGTAGAGACCCTCGAACGGCGTGATCCGCTGCGGGAAACCGGGATAGTTGAAGCACGACTCGCTGTGCATGAAGCTCTGAATGCCGAGCCCATCGAGGATCTGCGGGGTGATGCCCCGCGCGTCGCTGAAACCGGAATTCCACCCCGCCACCACGAAGTCGGCGCCGGCGTCGACGACCAGTTCCCG
This is a stretch of genomic DNA from Micromonospora sp. WMMD1082. It encodes these proteins:
- a CDS encoding MFS transporter — its product is MPVTLRPDTAPTGGRTLLRDSAFLRLWCGTTASGLATWAMPFILGLAVLDRSLDPTGLGIVLATRTVGFLVAVPVGGVLADRHSRRAVVFWSGVAAALATPLIAAGLGRSVALMAVAAAVVGAGQGACRPAFQALTAEVVDAGRRQPANAAITFAVRGTTLLAPALTVLLAVVATIPVLLLGTAALWAVAALSPPAGTHRTVPAATNTRRFRAEFVDGIREARRHPWFLAGLAALTAVIATGYSATGVALPVISRDRYGTEIVLAAATTAYTVGALAGALTLARWQPHRPGWTALAGLACYGFAPLSLLLPAHQFAVVAAYTLAGIGIELFNVPWFTAIQREMDPRALARVSSLDFLVSYGLAPAGLALIAPAIAAFGPTPVLATCAAVCFLAPTLAALTHGAAHFTRPPRAVRHDSGTEQL
- a CDS encoding site-specific integrase, yielding MTTKPDRVATARALLAHLGLSAADLTSPGVFTVPTVADYLPAVVAAASPGTRCTYGSSWRRLAAALGDRRIDAVRTSDLEALMRQAITSARPHRNSRGGRHAGEHLIAAARAFYNRAIADGYLTAGDSPAHRIRKPRRLPNTRRALTPDELSDINSAARSGGNDIILDALLLRLHTETACRRGGALALRLIDLDTEHALIRLSEKGGTQRWQPITPMLASRLSDHAQARGAAAPTDALLRYRNSQPATYRRYDLLWARIGRQLPWVATQGVSTHWLRHTTLTWVERHFGYGIARAYAGHTDRRGPATTTYIKADLHAVATALAALTGRPHPLATSAPAVS
- a CDS encoding ABC transporter substrate-binding protein yields the protein MMTRFHPATGPLRATAAGLTAALLLSACGADVQTSADARTVTVPRCGEEVEYSTPQRAVMYEGGSADKMFVLGLTDHVHGYVMPPANPPVTESPWASEYAKVEFLSDDLLNRELVVDAGADFVVAGWNSGFSDARGITPQILDGLGIQSFMHSESCFNYPGFPQRITPFEGLYTDLERLGSIFGVEAKAAEVVGGMRERVDAARAAAPAERLPVFLYDSGTDQPFTAGRQVPPTDIITFAGGRNIFGEMDARWTQVSWEAVVEGRPEVIIILDYADKPAQEKIDFLKNFPATKSLPAVVNDRFFVLDYNEGISGPRNIDGLEKFAEYLRGVRS